One segment of Apus apus isolate bApuApu2 chromosome 1, bApuApu2.pri.cur, whole genome shotgun sequence DNA contains the following:
- the LOC127386948 gene encoding histone H1 — MSETAPVAAPAVSAPGAKAAAKKPKKAAGGSKARKPAGPSVTELITKAVSASKERKGLSLAALKKALAAGGYDVEKNNSRIKLGLKSLVSKGTLVQTKGTGASGSFKLNKKPGETKERATKKKPAAKPKKPAPKKPTSAAKKPKKAAAVKKSPKKAKKPAAAAAKKAAKSPKKAAKAGRPKKAAKSPAKAKAVKPKAAKPKAAKPKAAKAKKAAPKKK, encoded by the coding sequence ATGTCGGAGACCGCGCCTGTTGCCGctcctgctgtctctgctcctggcgctaaagcagcagccaaaaagCCGAAGAAGGCGGCGGGCGGCTCCAAAGCCCGCAAGCCCGCCGGCCCCAGCGTCACCGAGCTGATCACCAAGGCCGTGTCCGCCTCCAAGGAGCGCAAGGGGCTCTCCCTCGCCGCGCTGAAGAAGGCGCTGGCCGCCGGCGGCTACGATGTGGAGAAGAACAACAGCCGCATCAAGCTGGGGCTGAAGAGCCTCGTCAGCAAGGGCACTCTGGTGCAGACCAAGGGCACCGGCGCCTCCGGGTCTTTCAAATTGAACAAAAAGCCTGGCGAGACGAAGGAGAGAGCAACTAAGAAAAAGCCTGCAGCCAAGCCGAAGAAGCCGGCACCCAAGAAGCCCACAAGTGCTGCCAAGAAACCTAAGAAAGCAGCGGCAGTGAAGAAAAGCCCTAAGAAAGCCAAGAAGCCAGCAGCTGCCGCGGCGAAGAAGGCGGCCAAGAGCCCCAAGAAAGCTGCCAAGGCAGGCCGCCCCAAGAAGGCAGCGAAGAGCCCGGCCAAGGCGAAGGCGGTGAAGCCCAAAGCAGCTAAGCCGAAGGCAGCGAAGCCCAAAGCTGCCAAGGCAAAGAAGGCGGCGCCCAAAAAGAAGTAA
- the WBP11 gene encoding WW domain-binding protein 11: MGRRSTSSTKSGKFMNPTDQARKEARKRELKKNKKQRMMVRAAVLKMKDPKQIIRDMEKLDEMEFNPVQQPQLNEKVLKDKRKKLRETFERILRLYEKENPDIYKELRKLEVEYEQKRSQLSQYFDAVKNAQHVEVESIPLPDMPHAPSNILIQDIPLPGAQPPSILKKTSAYGPPVRSISVLPPPGLGVPRLPPGRKPPGPPPGPPPPQVLQMYGRKVGFSLDMAPRRREEEISYSSEAGQRGHDDDMSSTSEDEGYPEDMDQDKHDESSDDSDSDRSDADSEGEDFVHRDNDKEREGGEEKKSGHSVRFADMPGKSRKKKKNMKELTPLQAMMLRMAGQEIPEEGREVEEYSEEEEEEEEDSESEETSQQQQQQQLSEEALAETGSSTAASQTQQQQQAQQSVPPTQIQAPPMPGPPPLGPPPAPPLRPPGPPTGLPPGPPPGAPPFLRPPGLPGMRGPLPRLLPPGPPPGRPPGPPPGPPPGLPPGPPPRGPPPRLPPPAPPGIPPPRPGMLRPPLVPPLGPAPPGLFPPTPIPNPGVLSAPPSLIQRPKADDTSAATIEKKATATISAKPQITNPKAEITRFVPTALRVRRENKGASAASQRKQDDEPALPLTKAAPKAGSSAPISVQTKDDVYEAFMKEMEGLL, from the exons ATGGGGCGGAGATCTACATCATCCACCAAGAGTGGGAAGTTTATGAATCCCACAGATCAGGCCC gaaAGGAAGCGCGGAAAAGGGAACTAAAGAAG AACAAAAAGCAACGAATGATGGTACGAGCAGCTGTACTAAAGATGAAAGATCCAAAGCAGATTATCCGGGACATGGAAAAATTGGATGAGATGG AGTTTAACCCAGTCCAGCAGCCACAACTTAATGAAAAGGTGCTAAAGGACAAACGCAAAAAGCTCCGCGAGACTTTTGAGCGCATCTTGCGGCTTTATGAGAAGGAGAATCCTGACATCTATAAAGAGCTACGCAAGTTGGAAGTGGAGTATGAGCAGAAGAGATCACAACTCAGCCAGTATTTTGATGCTGTCAAG AATGCTCAGCATGTTGAAGTGGAAAGTATCCCCTTGCCAGATATGCCACATGCTCCTTCCAACATCCTCATACAGGACATTCCCCTTCCAGGGGCCCAACCACCTTCTATCCTCAAGAAGACATCAGCCTATGG ACCACCAGTTCGGTCCATTTCTGTACTTCCACCTCCTGGGCTTGGTGTTCCACGTTTACCTCCAGGCAGGAAGCCCCCTGGACCTCCCCCAGGGCCACCCCCACCTCAAGTTCTACAGATGTATGGCCGTAAAGTGGGTTTCTCCTTGGACATGGCTCCTCGAAGGCGAGAAGAAGAGATTTCTTACAGTTCTGAAGCAG GACAGCGAGGGCATGATGACGATATGTCCAGTACCAGTGAAGATGAAGGTTATCCTGAAGATATGGATCAAGACAAGCATGATGAGAGTAGTGATGACAGTGACAGTGATAGATCAGATGCAGACAGTGAAGGAGAAGACTTCGTGCATCGTGATAATGACAAGGAAAGGGAAGGTGGCGAAGAAAAGAAATCAG gTCATAGTGTACGGTTTGCAGACATGCCTGGGAAGTCacggaaaaagaaaaagaacatgaaagaaCTGACTCCACTCCAGGCCATGATGTTACGAATGGCAG GTCAGGAAATtccagaagaaggaagagaagtaGAAGAGTATtcagaagaagaggaggaggaggaagaagactCAGAGTCTGAAGAGACatcacaacaacaacagcaacaacagctcAGTGAGGAAGCTCTTGCAGAGACTGGATCATCTACTGCAGCTTCCCAgacacaacagcagcaacaggctCAGCAGTCTGTTCCTCCGACTCAGATACAGGCACCTCCTATGCCTGGGCCACCTCCACTAGGaccacctccagcccctccactgAGGCCCCCAGGCCCACCCACTGGCCTTCCTCCTGGCCCTCCACCAG GAGCTCCTCCATTCCTGAGACCTCCTGGCTTACCAGGAATGCGTGGGCCTTTACCTAGACTTCTACCACCAGGCCCTCCACCTGGGCGTCCACCAGGCCCTCCTCCAGGCCCTCCACCAGGTCTGCCCCCAGGTCCTCCTCCACGTGGACCTCCTCCTCgcctgccccctcctgccccaccag GTATCCCTCCTCCTCGCCCAGGCATGTTACGGCCACCTCTGGTGCCTCCGTTAGGACCTGCCCCACCTGGCCTCTTCCCACCAACCCCCATTCCAAACCCCGGGGTCCTGAGTGCTCCCCCCAGCTTGATCCAGCGTCCCAAGGCGGATGACACCAGCGCGGCCACCATTGAGAAGAAAGCTACAGCCACGATCAGTGCCAAGCCGCAGATCACTAACCCCAAGGCAGAGATCACTCGCTTTGTGCCCACGGCCCTGCGAGTGCGCCGGGAGAATAAAGGGgcttctgctgcctcccagAGAAAACAGGATGATGAGCCTGCTCTCCCATTAACCAAAGCTGCCCCTAAGGCTGGATCGTCTGCCCCTATCTCTGTACAGACAAAGGATGATGTGTATGAAGCCTTCATGAAGGAAATGGAAGGTCTCCTGTGA
- the LOC127385247 gene encoding histone H2B 1/2/3/4/6-like, with translation MPEALKAESRNLHKAPINRASNRRVGTPECQNSVVIVAMPEPAKSAPAPKKGSKKAVTKTQKKGDKKRKKSRKESYSIYVYKVLKQVHPDTGISSKAMGIMNSFVNDIFERIAGEASRLAHYNKRSTITSREIQTAVRLLLPGELAKHAVSEGTKAVTKYTSSK, from the exons ATGCCAG AAGCGCTGAAAGCTGAATCCAGAAATTTGCATAAGGCCCCTATAAATAGGGCCAGTAACCGCCGTGTTGGTACTCCGGAGTGTCAGAACAGTGTGGTAATTGTCGCTATGCCCGAGCCGGCCAAGTCCGCCCCCGCGCCCAAGAAAGGCTCCAAGAAAGCCGTCACCAAGACGCAGAAGAAGGGCGACAAGAAGCGCAAGAAGAGCCGCAAGGAGAGCTACTCGATCTATGTGTACAAGGTGCTGAAGCAGGTGCACCCGGACACGGGCATCTCGTCTAAGGCCATGGGTATCATGAACTCCTTCGTCAACGACATCTTCGAGCGCATCGCCGGCGAGGCCTCTCGCCTGGCGCACTACAACAAGCGCTCCACCATCACGTCGCGGGAGATCCAGACGGCCgtgcggctgctgctgcccggcGAGCTGGCCAAGCACGCCGTCTCCGAGGGCACCAAGGCTGTCACCAAGTACACCAGCTCCAAGTAG
- the LOC127387041 gene encoding histone H2A, with protein sequence MSGRGKQGGKARAKAKSRSSRAGLQFPVGRVHRLLRKGNYAERVGAGAPVYLAAVLEYLTAEILELAGNAARDNKKTRIIPRHLQLAIRNDEELNKLLGKVTIAQGGVLPNIQAVLLPKKTDSHKAKSK encoded by the coding sequence ATGTCCGGCCGCGGGAAGCAGGGCGGGAAGGCGCGGGCCAAGGCCAAGTCGCGCTCGTCGCGGGCCGGGCTGCAGTTCCCGGTGGGCCGCGTCCACCGGTTGCTCCGCAAAGGCAACTACGCGGAGCGGGTGGGCGCCGGCGCCCCGGTGTACCTGGCGGCCGTGCTGGAGTACCTGACGGCCGAGATCCTGGAGCTGGCGGGCAACGCGGCCCGCGACAACAAGAAGACGCGCATCATCCCCCGCCACCTGCAGCTGGCCATCCGCAACGACGAGGAGCTCAACAAGCTGCTGGGCAAGGTGACCATCGCGCAGGGCGGGGTGCTGCCCAACATCCAGGCCGTGCTGCTGCCCAAGAAGACCGACAGCCACAAGGCGAAGAGCAAGTGA